One window of the Lycorma delicatula isolate Av1 chromosome 3, ASM4794821v1, whole genome shotgun sequence genome contains the following:
- the Dad1 gene encoding dolichyl-diphosphooligosaccharide--protein glycosyltransferase subunit: MANLSGVLGKFYEEYANNTPKKLKIIDAYLLYVFLTGVIQFLYCCLVGTFPFNSFLSGFISCVSCFVLAVCLRLQVNLQNKNQFYGISPERGFADFIFAHIILHIVVINFIG, from the exons ATGGCTAATTTGAGCGGTGTGTTGGGTAAATTCTATGAAGAGTATGCGAATAATACCcccaaaaaacttaaaataatagacGCATACTTGTTATACGTGTTTTTAACTGGTGTAATACAGTTTCTTTATTGTTGTTTAGTGGGAACTTTTCCATTTAATTCGTTTTTGAGTGGATTCATTTCTTGTGTTAGCTGTTTCGTTTTAGCAG TATGTCTAAGACTTCAAGTTAACCTAcagaataaaaatcagttttatggTATAAGCCCTGAGCGTGGTTTTGCAGATTTTATCTTTGCACATATTATTCTacatattgttgttattaattttattgggtAA